The Bacillota bacterium genome contains a region encoding:
- a CDS encoding FeoA family protein, giving the protein MGARDGRVVTLAAAPLGARVRIRYLGDPGLRAQAIRLGLGPGSEVTVWASLAGGPVLLNRGNQRMAVGRRLAELTWVEITGASS; this is encoded by the coding sequence GTGGGGGCGAGGGATGGGCGGGTGGTGACCCTGGCTGCCGCTCCGTTGGGTGCCCGGGTGCGCATCCGGTACCTGGGCGACCCGGGTTTACGCGCCCAGGCCATCCGGTTGGGGCTCGGGCCCGGTTCGGAGGTGACGGTATGGGCCAGCCTGGCAGGCGGACCCGTGCTCCTGAATCGGGGGAACCAGAGGATGGCTGTGGGCCGCAGGCTGGCCGAGCTGACCTGGGTGGAAATCACAGGAGCTTCTTCCTGA